A genome region from Bacillaceae bacterium IKA-2 includes the following:
- a CDS encoding 3D domain-containing protein, with protein sequence MKIIKTIVRRVTMTFLFSLALMTTLESVSGVNAKQINNLLSADNYSFLNKVEERTSADTGFKKFTLRVRSLPIFGNEEKIMSHEVVKSEPLTLEDAIDWSQYPSETVVATGYTAGVESTGKNPGHPQYGITFSGVTVKRDLYSTIAADTSTFPIGSILFIPGYGYGVVADTGSAIKGKKIDLYYETVDDVYSQWGKKEVEVYLVEKGNGRLTDHDLKNLNEAEAVQVFRRQLSFAR encoded by the coding sequence ATGAAAATAATCAAAACAATAGTTAGACGAGTTACGATGACCTTTTTGTTTAGTTTAGCGTTAATGACAACGCTCGAATCAGTCTCGGGTGTTAATGCAAAACAGATAAATAATTTGTTAAGTGCAGATAATTATTCGTTCCTTAATAAAGTCGAGGAGCGTACTAGTGCTGACACGGGCTTCAAAAAATTTACTTTGAGAGTAAGGAGCCTACCTATTTTTGGTAACGAAGAAAAAATTATGAGTCATGAAGTAGTGAAATCAGAGCCGTTAACTCTAGAGGACGCCATTGATTGGAGTCAATATCCTTCGGAAACGGTAGTTGCAACTGGATATACTGCTGGGGTTGAGTCAACTGGGAAAAATCCTGGTCATCCACAGTATGGAATTACATTTTCTGGAGTTACAGTAAAGCGTGACTTATATTCGACGATCGCAGCAGATACAAGTACATTTCCAATCGGTTCAATTTTGTTCATTCCAGGTTATGGTTATGGAGTGGTAGCAGATACTGGATCAGCGATTAAAGGTAAAAAAATAGACCTCTATTATGAGACAGTAGATGATGTCTACAGTCAGTGGGGTAAAAAAGAAGTGGAAGTCTACCTTGTCGAAAAAGGAAATGGTCGTTTAACTGACCATGATCTGAAAAATTTGAATGAGGCAGAAGCAGTTCAAGTATTTCGAAGACA
- a CDS encoding YuiB family protein yields the protein MSIPQLIISVLLFVVLFFGIGFLINMLLRATWVMAVIYPIIVIRIVDDVKFLEYFTAPITSFSLLGSKLIALQIADIIVLSSGLLGAIIAGFIIKLLRNNGYQMF from the coding sequence ATAAGTATTCCACAGTTAATTATTTCTGTCTTATTATTTGTTGTCTTATTTTTTGGCATTGGTTTTTTAATAAACATGTTATTACGCGCTACTTGGGTGATGGCCGTTATTTACCCTATTATCGTTATTCGCATCGTTGATGATGTAAAATTCCTCGAATATTTTACTGCACCAATTACATCTTTTTCGCTATTAGGTTCAAAATTAATTGCTCTACAAATCGCTGATATTATTGTTTTATCTTCCGGATTATTAGGGGCAATTATTGCTGGTTTTATTATTAAATTGCTCCGTAATAATGGCTATCAAATGTTTTAA
- a CDS encoding NUDIX hydrolase has product MKKDRSNVWLAAAGIVIKDDKWLVVKKNYGGLKGRWSFPAGFVNEGETVDEAASREVFEETGIITKVKDIVGVRSGVIDEVVSDNLIVFLLVDIGGSLRAQEGEIEDVAYMTKEQLEADTNSSTMVRLFLQQLKEKSFQKLSPNPGDVFLYSSYKIFF; this is encoded by the coding sequence TTGAAGAAAGATCGCAGTAATGTATGGCTGGCAGCAGCGGGAATTGTTATTAAGGATGACAAATGGCTTGTTGTCAAGAAAAATTATGGTGGGCTTAAAGGTCGCTGGTCGTTTCCGGCAGGTTTTGTTAATGAAGGTGAAACAGTAGATGAGGCAGCGAGTCGAGAAGTTTTCGAGGAAACAGGTATCATTACGAAAGTAAAAGACATTGTTGGTGTGAGATCTGGAGTAATCGATGAAGTGGTTAGCGACAATTTGATCGTCTTTCTATTAGTAGATATTGGTGGTTCACTAAGGGCTCAGGAAGGTGAAATTGAGGACGTAGCCTACATGACGAAAGAACAGCTAGAAGCGGATACTAATAGCTCGACGATGGTTCGCCTATTCTTACAGCAATTAAAAGAAAAATCATTTCAAAAACTATCCCCAAATCCAGGTGACGTATTTCTATATTCCAGTTATAAAATATTTTTTTAA